The proteins below come from a single Uloborus diversus isolate 005 chromosome 10, Udiv.v.3.1, whole genome shotgun sequence genomic window:
- the LOC129231384 gene encoding ankyrin repeat and MYND domain-containing protein 2-like codes for MASSKVELTSQEKELFKYTNERKYEEVKRLLTTENLSVNCVDDDGMTPLQHAAYKGDYKLCKLLLDCGADVNLTRHSSQYSSLMFAGLSGKVDVVTLLLENGASVSSTNSINKTASQMAAFVGNHNAVSAINNFIKSEEIEYFTQINGLETEPKLPSHLCQVVHKMAIMTNIHPVRIAMYIQNNLSILENIQKVIKVFDLLREKKYKDEGNELLSLKFHHLAFVLSYCEKFCGELKTKQAKADSDKDLLTVLIKHWLKSDKNGLQEKLENFLRQDIKEYPFLNNTLFQQLVRTLTSQNVSNDVAAVSILTDMISHQRSSDEVYLCCTCGEPYAEKKCSACKAVHYCDKNCQKLHWFSHKLACPELSKLNKETKSDEQITSTKCDESQSSSSAVPSDCGNESK; via the coding sequence ATGGCTTCATCAAAGGTTGAGTTAACTTCTCAGGAAAAAGAGCTTTTCAAGTACACTAACGAACGTAAATATGAAGAAGTAAAACGTCTTTTAACCACCGAAAATCTGTCTGTGAATTGCGTAGATGACGACGGGATGACACCACTTCAGCATGCTGCTTACAAAGGTGATTACAAACTTTGTAAATTACTTTTAGATTGCGGAGCCGATGTGAATTTGACGCGCCATAGCTCTCAATATAGCTCTCTCATGTTTGCTGGATTATCTGGTAAAGTAGATGTTGTTACTCTGTTGCTGGAAAATGGTGCTTCCGTTTCCAGCACCAATTCTATAAATAAAACGGCATCGCAAATGGCTGCTTTTGTTGGAAATCACAATGCAGTTAGTGCTATAAATAACTTTATCAAATCAGAAGAAATTGAGTATTTTACTCAAATAAATGGTTTGGAAACCGAACCGAAATTACCATCCCATTTGTGCCAGGTTGTTCACAAGATGGCTATAATGACAAATATTCACCCTGTTCGAATTGCGATGTATATACAGAATAATCTTTCTATTCTGGAGaatattcaaaaagttatcaaagtgTTTGATTTGTTGCGTGAAAAGAAGTATAAAGATGAAGGTAATGAGTTGTTGTCATTGAAGTTCCATCATCTGGCATTTGTGCTATCATATTGTGAAAAATTCTGTGGTGAACTTAAAACAAAGCAGGCAAAGGCTGATTCTGATAAGGATCTTTTAACTGTTCTCATTAAACACTGGcttaaaagtgataaaaatggGTTGCAAGAGAAGTTGGAAAACTTTCTTCGTCAGGACATCAAAGAGTATCCATTCTTAAATAATACTCTCTTCCAGCAACTAGTCCGCACTCTTACATCGCAAAATGTTAGTAATGATGTAGCTGCTGTATCCATTCTTACAGACATGATCAGTCATCAACGATCATCGGATGAAGTTTACTTATGCTGTACATGTGGCGAACCCTATGCTGAGAAAAAATGTTCTGCTTGTAAAGCGGTTCATTACTGTGATAAAAACTGTCAGAAGTTACATTGGTTTTCTCATAAGTTAGCTTGTCCAGAGTTGTCAAAATTGAACAAAGAGACCAAGTCTGATGAACAGATCACGAGTACAAAATGTGATGAATCTCAATCTAGTAGCTCTGCTGTCCCTTCTGACTGCGGAAATGAATCAAAATGA